Proteins co-encoded in one Metabacillus sp. KUDC1714 genomic window:
- the def gene encoding peptide deformylase yields MAVKPIVMFPADVLETPCEKVTIFDRKLTKLLADMYDTMIENDGVGLAAPQIGISQQIAIVDIDDHNGTIELINPVIVEERGEQTGPEGCLSFPGLYGEVTRANYVKVRTFNRKGKVKIIEAEGFLARAIQHEMDHLEGVLFTKKVEKYLEENDLESAEG; encoded by the coding sequence TTGGCGGTAAAACCAATCGTTATGTTTCCGGCAGATGTTTTAGAAACACCTTGTGAAAAGGTAACTATTTTTGATCGGAAGCTAACAAAGCTTTTAGCAGATATGTATGATACGATGATTGAAAATGATGGTGTTGGACTAGCAGCACCACAAATAGGAATTTCACAGCAAATAGCTATTGTTGATATTGATGATCATAATGGAACAATAGAATTAATCAATCCAGTTATTGTTGAAGAACGTGGTGAACAAACTGGACCTGAGGGATGTTTAAGCTTTCCTGGTCTGTACGGTGAAGTAACGAGAGCAAACTATGTAAAGGTTAGAACATTTAATCGAAAAGGAAAAGTGAAAATCATTGAAGCTGAAGGATTTCTTGCTCGAGCGATCCAACATGAAATGGATCATCTTGAAGGAGTGTTATTCACAAAAAAGGTAGAAAAATACTTAGAAGAAAATGATTTAGAAAGTGCGGAAGGATGA
- a CDS encoding Rqc2 family fibronectin-binding protein yields the protein MSFDGLFTYTITQELKRALYNGKIAKIHQPYKYDLIFQIRSGGKNHRLFLSAHPSYARIHLTNESYENPSEPPMFCMLLRKHLEGGVIENIQQLDMERIIIIDVKSRNELGDLTEKRLMIEIMGRHSNIVLVDKERNMILDSVKHLSPAVNRHRTVLPGHTYVLPPGQGKVNPFEADEETILKKLDFNSGKLDGQLVEQFAGISPLFAKEVIHRSGLVNRTTLPKTFLTMLDELRNEQIEPQIFYQAKREVFYMMNLTHLDSKERKIFTTISELLDRFYYGKSERDRVKQQGNDLERFIINEKKKNETKIKKLEATLDQAEKANQFQLYGELLTANLYAVKKGDKTAEVVNYYDENNTTITIPLNVQKTPSENAQKYFSKYQKAKNSIEVVQQQIELARNEIVYFEGLIQQIESASPRDIEEIREELMEGGYLKQRQSKALKKKKLQKPQLEYYVSSDGTEILVGKNNKQNEFLTNKLAARDDVWFHTKDIPGSHVVIRSKDPSEKTILEAANIAAYFSKAKNSGSVPVDFTAIRHVKKPSGSKPGYVIYDHQQTVYVTPSEDLIFRLRKG from the coding sequence ATGTCGTTTGATGGTTTATTTACATACACAATTACACAGGAATTAAAAAGAGCACTTTATAACGGAAAAATCGCAAAGATTCATCAGCCATATAAATATGATCTTATTTTCCAAATACGATCAGGAGGAAAAAATCACCGTTTGTTTCTTTCTGCCCACCCAAGCTATGCAAGAATTCATTTAACAAATGAGAGCTATGAAAATCCAAGTGAGCCACCGATGTTTTGCATGCTTTTAAGAAAGCATCTTGAGGGTGGTGTGATCGAAAACATTCAACAACTCGATATGGAAAGAATAATTATCATTGATGTAAAAAGTAGAAATGAACTTGGAGATTTAACAGAAAAGCGGCTAATGATAGAAATTATGGGCAGACATAGCAACATTGTACTCGTCGATAAAGAACGCAATATGATTTTAGATAGTGTGAAACATTTATCACCAGCGGTAAACCGCCATAGAACTGTTCTTCCCGGCCATACGTATGTATTGCCACCCGGACAAGGTAAAGTGAACCCTTTTGAAGCTGATGAAGAAACAATTCTAAAAAAGCTAGACTTTAATTCAGGTAAGCTTGACGGACAGCTTGTCGAACAATTTGCAGGGATATCTCCGCTTTTTGCAAAAGAGGTAATCCACCGTTCAGGGCTCGTTAATCGAACAACTTTACCAAAAACATTTTTAACAATGCTAGATGAATTAAGAAATGAACAGATTGAGCCGCAAATTTTCTATCAAGCGAAAAGAGAAGTATTTTATATGATGAATCTCACACACCTAGATAGTAAAGAGCGCAAAATCTTTACAACCATCTCTGAATTGCTAGATCGTTTTTATTATGGAAAATCCGAACGAGATCGTGTAAAGCAGCAAGGTAATGATTTGGAACGTTTCATTATTAATGAAAAAAAGAAAAATGAAACCAAAATAAAAAAATTAGAAGCGACATTAGATCAGGCTGAAAAAGCCAATCAATTTCAGTTATACGGTGAATTGTTAACAGCTAATTTATATGCTGTAAAAAAAGGAGATAAAACGGCAGAGGTTGTCAATTATTATGATGAAAATAACACGACAATCACCATACCGTTGAATGTACAAAAAACTCCATCTGAAAATGCGCAAAAGTATTTTTCTAAATACCAAAAGGCAAAAAATTCAATTGAAGTTGTACAACAACAAATTGAACTAGCAAGAAATGAAATTGTTTATTTTGAAGGATTGATACAACAAATAGAATCTGCTTCACCTAGAGATATTGAAGAAATTCGTGAAGAATTAATGGAAGGCGGCTACTTAAAGCAAAGACAATCAAAAGCACTTAAAAAGAAAAAGCTACAAAAACCACAATTAGAGTACTATGTTTCAAGCGATGGTACTGAAATTTTAGTTGGCAAAAACAATAAGCAAAATGAATTCCTAACAAATAAATTGGCTGCACGCGATGATGTTTGGTTTCACACAAAGGATATCCCAGGTTCTCACGTCGTGATTAGAAGTAAAGATCCTTCAGAAAAAACGATTTTAGAAGCTGCAAATATTGCCGCCTATTTTAGTAAAGCAAAAAATTCAGGCTCTGTACCTGTTGATTTCACAGCTATAAGACATGTTAAAAAGCCTAGTGGGTCAAAGCCTGGATATGTCATTTATGATCATCAGCAAACCGTATATGTAACACCGAGTGAGGATTTGATATTCCGATTACGGAAAGGATAA
- the rpoZ gene encoding DNA-directed RNA polymerase subunit omega: MLYPSIDVLMNKLDSKYTLVTVAAKRAREMQELSDQQIAKPVSFKYVGKALEEINAGLLNYQRPEK; the protein is encoded by the coding sequence ATGTTATACCCATCTATTGATGTACTAATGAATAAATTAGATTCAAAATATACACTTGTAACAGTTGCTGCTAAACGTGCACGTGAAATGCAGGAACTTAGTGATCAACAAATTGCAAAACCTGTTTCGTTTAAATATGTTGGAAAAGCATTAGAAGAAATAAATGCAGGCCTTCTTAATTATCAAAGACCAGAGAAATAA
- the gmk gene encoding guanylate kinase — translation MKERGLLIVLSGPSGVGKGTVRKELFSQEDTAFEYSISMTTRKPREGEVDGIDYFFKSREEFEKLISQNKLLEWAEYVGNYYGTPVDYVEKTLSEGKDVFLEIEVQGALQVRNAFPEGLFIFLSPPSLNELKNRIVTRGTETEELINNRMKVAKEEIVMMDAYDYVVENENVLFACDRIKAIVTAEHCRRERVAPRYKKILEVE, via the coding sequence ATAAAAGAAAGAGGATTGTTAATCGTCCTATCGGGTCCTTCTGGTGTAGGAAAAGGCACGGTAAGAAAAGAATTATTTTCACAAGAAGACACTGCATTTGAATATTCGATTTCAATGACAACAAGAAAACCGCGAGAAGGAGAAGTTGATGGGATCGATTATTTCTTTAAATCTCGGGAAGAATTTGAGAAATTGATTTCACAAAATAAACTTCTAGAGTGGGCTGAATACGTTGGAAATTATTATGGTACACCTGTTGATTATGTAGAGAAGACATTAAGCGAGGGAAAGGATGTATTTCTTGAAATCGAAGTCCAAGGTGCACTTCAAGTCCGCAATGCGTTCCCTGAAGGATTGTTTATTTTCCTAAGCCCGCCTAGTTTAAATGAACTGAAAAACCGTATCGTTACAAGAGGAACGGAAACAGAGGAATTAATTAATAATCGTATGAAAGTGGCAAAAGAGGAAATTGTCATGATGGATGCATATGATTACGTTGTTGAAAACGAAAATGTTCTATTCGCATGTGATCGTATTAAGGCAATCGTGACTGCAGAGCATTGTAGACGCGAAAGAGTAGCACCACGATATAAAAAAATACTGGAGGTTGAATAA
- the priA gene encoding primosomal protein N': MKYASVIVDVPAMQTDRAFDYKIPEEWQELVTPGMRVIVPFGPRKIQGFVIEIKNHSEFKRLKAISELLDLTPCLTSELIQLGQWLTEKTLCFKISAFQAMLPAAMKAKYEKALGLTTDDVTELVEQLQPFFKNGNQVDLKELEQTVSLKMIQKEIEQGHLEVIYKVKQKGNKKTIKIIKRNESLLRLTELIKELPANAKKQIEIISYFTTNEINEIALQDLLIEANTSDASVKALISKGILKEEIKEVYRDPYQDRHFEKTKRLILNNEQQQAITPLIKTINENVHDVFLMYGVTGSGKTEVYLQSIEEVLNNGKEAIVLVPEISLTPQMVHRFKGRFGSKVAVLHSGLSTGEKYDEWRKIQRKEVQLVVGARSAIFAPFENLGMIIIDEEHESSYKQEENPRYHARDVAIYRAKLHKCPVVLGSATPTLESFARSKKNVYKLLTLKERVNKRSMPQVDIIDMREELRSGNRSMFSTSLIEKLTERLEKGEQSVLFLNRRGYSSFVMCRDCGFVIQCPHCDISLTYHRHGQQLKCHYCGHEEQMPNVCPECQSEHIRFFGTGTQKVEEELVKVLPHSRIIRMDVDTTGRKGAHEKLLTRFGNKEADILLGTQMIAKGLDFPDVTLVGVLTADTMLHLPDFRASEKTFQLLTQVSGRAGRHELPGEVIIQTYTPEHYSIQLASQYDYDSFYNHEMQLRKNHAYPPYYYLALLTVSHPEITKVVSVTEKIVQFLRRNVENETKILGPVASPIPRIKDRYRYQCMVKYKREKNLHETLRKIIEHFQQEMSSNDLIIAIDLSPNTMM, translated from the coding sequence ATGAAATACGCAAGTGTTATTGTTGATGTTCCTGCTATGCAAACTGATCGAGCGTTTGATTATAAAATTCCAGAAGAGTGGCAAGAGTTAGTAACACCAGGTATGAGAGTAATTGTTCCATTTGGACCTAGAAAGATCCAAGGATTTGTGATTGAGATAAAAAATCACTCAGAGTTCAAACGCTTAAAGGCTATTTCAGAATTATTAGATTTAACTCCATGTTTGACTAGTGAGCTTATACAGCTAGGACAATGGTTAACAGAGAAAACATTATGCTTTAAAATATCTGCATTTCAAGCAATGTTACCGGCTGCAATGAAAGCAAAATATGAAAAAGCATTAGGACTTACTACAGATGATGTAACGGAATTAGTAGAACAACTACAGCCTTTTTTTAAGAACGGCAATCAAGTCGATTTAAAAGAGCTTGAACAAACTGTTTCATTAAAGATGATACAAAAGGAAATTGAACAAGGTCATTTAGAAGTCATCTACAAAGTGAAACAAAAGGGAAATAAAAAAACGATCAAAATCATTAAACGGAATGAATCGTTATTAAGGCTTACAGAGCTTATAAAAGAACTCCCTGCGAATGCAAAAAAACAAATTGAAATCATTTCCTATTTTACGACCAATGAAATAAATGAAATAGCTTTACAGGACTTATTAATAGAAGCTAATACGTCAGATGCATCTGTTAAAGCACTTATATCTAAAGGAATTTTAAAAGAAGAGATTAAAGAGGTTTATCGTGATCCTTATCAAGATCGTCATTTTGAGAAAACTAAAAGACTAATATTAAACAATGAGCAACAGCAGGCGATAACACCACTAATAAAAACAATCAACGAAAATGTACATGATGTATTTCTTATGTACGGGGTAACAGGAAGTGGAAAGACAGAGGTTTATCTTCAGTCAATCGAAGAAGTGTTGAATAATGGTAAAGAAGCAATCGTCCTCGTGCCAGAGATCTCTCTTACCCCGCAAATGGTTCATCGTTTTAAAGGTCGCTTTGGATCAAAAGTGGCTGTCCTACATAGTGGACTTTCTACTGGTGAAAAATATGATGAATGGCGAAAAATCCAAAGAAAAGAGGTTCAACTCGTCGTTGGTGCAAGATCTGCTATTTTTGCTCCATTTGAAAATCTAGGTATGATTATTATCGATGAGGAGCATGAATCGAGTTATAAACAAGAAGAGAACCCACGTTATCACGCTCGTGATGTTGCTATATACCGTGCGAAACTTCATAAATGTCCGGTTGTGTTAGGGAGTGCAACACCAACCCTAGAATCGTTTGCACGATCTAAAAAAAATGTTTATAAGCTACTTACATTAAAGGAGCGAGTGAACAAAAGATCAATGCCTCAAGTTGACATAATCGATATGCGAGAGGAGTTAAGAAGTGGCAATCGGAGTATGTTTTCAACATCGTTAATTGAGAAATTAACCGAAAGACTAGAAAAAGGGGAACAGTCGGTTTTATTCCTTAACAGAAGGGGATATTCTTCGTTTGTTATGTGTCGAGATTGTGGTTTTGTTATCCAATGTCCACATTGTGACATTTCATTAACCTACCATAGACATGGGCAACAGCTTAAATGTCATTACTGTGGACACGAGGAACAGATGCCAAATGTATGTCCGGAATGTCAAAGTGAACATATTCGTTTTTTTGGAACAGGTACACAGAAAGTAGAAGAAGAATTAGTCAAGGTATTACCGCATTCGAGAATCATTCGAATGGATGTGGATACGACAGGGAGAAAAGGTGCGCATGAAAAGCTTTTAACAAGATTTGGTAACAAAGAAGCTGATATTTTATTGGGAACTCAAATGATTGCAAAAGGTCTTGATTTCCCAGATGTCACCCTTGTTGGTGTGTTAACAGCAGATACGATGCTTCACTTACCTGATTTTAGAGCCTCTGAAAAAACATTTCAGCTATTAACACAAGTAAGTGGTAGAGCAGGAAGACATGAGCTTCCAGGTGAGGTTATCATTCAAACTTATACTCCTGAGCATTATAGTATTCAATTGGCAAGTCAATATGATTATGACTCATTTTATAATCATGAAATGCAGCTTCGTAAAAATCATGCTTATCCACCTTATTACTATCTAGCCTTACTTACGGTCTCACATCCAGAAATAACAAAGGTTGTTTCTGTGACAGAGAAAATAGTTCAATTTTTAAGAAGAAATGTTGAAAATGAAACAAAGATATTAGGACCTGTAGCTTCACCGATCCCGCGGATTAAAGATAGATATCGATACCAATGCATGGTAAAATACAAACGGGAAAAAAACTTACATGAAACATTAAGAAAAATCATTGAACACTTTCAACAAGAAATGAGTTCAAATGACTTAATCATCGCAATTGATCTAAGTCCAAATACGATGATGTGA
- a CDS encoding calcium-translocating P-type ATPase, SERCA-type, whose translation MKWHEMRSEEVMNSINTDADSGLTSKEVQKREQKFGYNELKEADRPSAILVFLSQFKDFMVLVLLAATLISGLLGEYIDAIAIIAIVIVNGVLGFFQERKAEKSLEALKELSAPQVMVLRDGDWMRILSKELVPGDVVKFTNGDRIGADMRLIETKSLEVEESALTGESLPVQKSVQPIVAQDVGIGDLTNMVFMGTLVTRGSGIGIVVGTGMNTAMGQIADLLQNAETMDTPLQRRLEQLGKILIVVALFLTVLVVGIGVLQGHDIYNMFLAGVSLAVAAIPEGLPAIVTVALSLGVQRMIKQKSIVRKLPAVETLGCASVICSDKTGTLTQNKMTVTQVWSGDKLWNVSGAGYHPHGEFLHQDKVVDVPKTKTLQQILTFGTLCNSAGIVERDGQFILDGDPTEGALIVAAMKAGLKKESLLRNFEVVEEFPFDSTRKMMSVVVKDKAGKRFVVTKGAPDVLLGVSKSILWNERQEDLSSVYETKVKNAIESLASQALRTIAIAFKPLQEREKVNTSFEAEKELVFIGLQGMIDPPRPEVKQAVKECRDAGIKTVMITGDHIITAEAIAKQLNILPTNGKVMEGKDLSALTVEELEEIVDEVYVFARVSPEHKLKIVKALQNRGHIVAMTGDGVNDAPAIKAADIGISMGITGTDVAKEASSLVLVDDNFATIKSAIKEGRNIYENIRKFIRYLLASNVGEILVMLFAMLLALPLPLVPIQILWVNLVTDGLPAMALGLDQPEGDLMKRKPRHPKEGVFARGLGWKVISRGFLIGIATLAAFMIVYYRNPDDLAYAQTIAFATLVMAQLIHVFDCRSEKSIFERNPFENLYLIGAVISSVLLLLVVIYYPPLQPIFHTIPILLRDWLLILGLSAIPTFLLAGSLLTRKSTKTMV comes from the coding sequence ATGAAATGGCATGAGATGAGATCAGAAGAGGTAATGAATTCAATTAATACGGATGCAGATTCAGGACTTACAAGTAAGGAGGTTCAAAAGCGCGAACAAAAATTCGGATATAATGAATTAAAAGAGGCTGATCGACCTTCCGCGATATTGGTGTTTTTAAGTCAATTTAAGGACTTTATGGTTCTAGTATTATTAGCAGCAACTCTAATTTCTGGTTTATTGGGAGAATATATTGATGCTATCGCTATTATTGCGATTGTGATCGTTAACGGAGTATTAGGATTTTTCCAAGAACGAAAAGCAGAAAAGTCATTAGAGGCTTTAAAGGAGCTTTCAGCACCTCAAGTAATGGTTTTAAGGGACGGAGATTGGATGAGGATTCTTTCTAAAGAGCTTGTCCCTGGAGATGTTGTAAAATTCACAAATGGTGATCGGATTGGCGCAGATATGCGTTTGATAGAAACAAAAAGCTTAGAGGTTGAAGAATCTGCTCTTACTGGAGAATCTCTCCCTGTGCAAAAATCTGTTCAACCTATTGTAGCTCAGGATGTTGGAATAGGCGATTTAACAAATATGGTTTTCATGGGAACATTAGTAACAAGAGGATCTGGTATTGGTATTGTTGTTGGAACTGGGATGAATACAGCAATGGGACAAATTGCAGACCTTCTGCAAAATGCAGAGACAATGGATACGCCATTGCAGCGGCGTTTGGAACAGCTGGGTAAAATACTGATCGTTGTTGCTCTTTTCTTAACGGTACTGGTTGTCGGCATCGGTGTGTTACAAGGTCATGACATTTACAATATGTTTTTAGCAGGTGTATCACTTGCGGTTGCAGCGATACCTGAAGGCCTGCCAGCAATTGTTACCGTTGCATTATCACTCGGTGTACAACGAATGATCAAGCAAAAATCAATTGTTCGTAAATTACCTGCAGTAGAAACACTGGGTTGTGCTTCAGTAATATGTTCTGATAAAACAGGAACATTAACACAAAACAAAATGACTGTAACACAAGTTTGGTCTGGTGATAAACTATGGAATGTAAGTGGTGCCGGTTATCATCCACACGGGGAATTTTTACATCAAGATAAAGTAGTTGATGTACCAAAAACAAAAACATTACAACAAATCCTAACCTTTGGTACATTGTGTAATAGTGCAGGCATTGTTGAACGAGATGGTCAATTTATTTTAGATGGTGATCCAACTGAAGGAGCTCTAATTGTGGCCGCAATGAAAGCGGGGCTGAAAAAGGAATCGTTGCTTCGGAATTTTGAAGTTGTTGAAGAGTTCCCTTTTGATTCTACACGGAAAATGATGAGTGTAGTTGTAAAAGATAAAGCAGGTAAACGCTTTGTTGTAACAAAGGGAGCACCAGATGTACTACTAGGTGTTTCAAAAAGCATTTTATGGAATGAACGACAAGAAGACCTAAGTAGTGTTTATGAAACCAAAGTGAAAAATGCAATAGAATCACTTGCATCTCAAGCTCTACGTACGATTGCAATTGCTTTTAAACCTTTGCAAGAAAGGGAAAAAGTCAATACTAGCTTTGAAGCTGAAAAGGAATTAGTCTTTATTGGATTACAAGGGATGATTGATCCACCACGACCTGAGGTAAAACAAGCTGTTAAGGAATGTAGAGATGCGGGTATTAAGACTGTTATGATAACAGGGGACCATATCATAACGGCAGAGGCAATCGCAAAACAGCTAAATATTTTACCAACGAACGGCAAGGTGATGGAAGGGAAAGACCTATCAGCACTTACTGTTGAAGAGCTAGAGGAAATTGTAGATGAAGTTTATGTGTTTGCAAGAGTCTCACCAGAACATAAATTAAAAATTGTAAAGGCACTCCAAAATAGAGGGCATATTGTTGCAATGACTGGTGACGGGGTTAATGATGCCCCAGCTATAAAAGCCGCTGATATCGGTATTTCAATGGGAATAACTGGTACAGATGTTGCAAAGGAAGCTTCTTCATTAGTTTTAGTGGATGATAATTTTGCGACCATTAAATCCGCAATAAAAGAAGGAAGAAATATTTATGAAAATATTCGAAAATTCATCCGATATCTTCTTGCTTCAAATGTTGGAGAGATTCTTGTGATGCTTTTTGCAATGTTACTTGCATTGCCATTACCATTAGTTCCAATTCAAATCCTTTGGGTGAATTTAGTAACTGATGGCTTACCTGCTATGGCATTAGGCTTGGATCAACCAGAAGGTGACTTAATGAAACGGAAGCCACGTCATCCTAAAGAAGGAGTTTTTGCTAGAGGTCTAGGCTGGAAAGTAATCTCGCGCGGCTTTTTAATTGGTATTGCCACACTTGCTGCTTTTATGATTGTGTATTATCGTAATCCTGATGATCTTGCTTACGCACAAACCATTGCATTTGCAACTCTGGTTATGGCTCAGCTTATCCATGTATTTGATTGTCGAAGTGAAAAGTCGATATTTGAACGAAATCCATTTGAGAATTTATATTTAATTGGTGCGGTCATTTCATCGGTCTTGTTATTGCTTGTTGTTATTTATTATCCACCACTTCAACCGATTTTCCATACAATTCCAATCCTGCTTAGAGATTGGTTATTAATTTTAGGATTATCTGCAATTCCAACTTTTTTACTAGCAGGATCACTTTTAACAAGAAAATCAACGAAGACTATGGTATAA
- the coaBC gene encoding bifunctional phosphopantothenoylcysteine decarboxylase/phosphopantothenate--cysteine ligase CoaBC yields MVSGKKILLCVSGGIAVYKACILTSKLVQAGAEVKVIMTDSAMEFVSPLTFQALSRNDVFYDTFDEKNSKVIAHIDLADWADIVLVAPATANVIGKLANGIADDMLTTTLLATTAGVWIAPAMNVHMYDHPAVKKNIQTLFDFGYQFIEPSEGFLACGYVGKGRLEEPEKIVNLLNHYFEKNALGRPLNNVEILITAGPTREKIDPVRYFTNHSSGKMGYAIAEMAEKLGANVTLITGPTSLTPPEFVTTIQIESAQEMYDRVIELYPKSDVVIKSAAVADYRPINTYEQKLKKQNDDLHIKMERTTDILKELGKLKTHQLLVGFAAETNNVEEYAKKKLATKNLDLIVANNVTYEGAGFGTDTNIVTIYDRNQVSLELPLLTKQEVAKHLLEKVHVLLKGAR; encoded by the coding sequence ATGGTATCAGGGAAAAAAATATTATTATGTGTTAGCGGCGGAATTGCAGTTTACAAAGCGTGTATCCTAACTAGTAAATTAGTACAAGCTGGAGCTGAAGTAAAGGTGATTATGACCGATTCAGCGATGGAGTTTGTCTCTCCTTTAACCTTCCAAGCTCTTTCCCGTAATGATGTTTTTTATGATACGTTTGATGAGAAAAATTCAAAAGTGATTGCCCACATTGATTTGGCTGATTGGGCAGATATAGTCCTTGTTGCCCCAGCCACAGCTAACGTTATTGGAAAGCTTGCTAATGGTATTGCAGACGATATGCTGACAACAACGTTACTTGCAACAACTGCAGGCGTTTGGATAGCTCCAGCCATGAATGTACATATGTATGATCATCCAGCAGTAAAGAAAAATATCCAAACACTTTTTGACTTTGGATATCAGTTTATTGAGCCAAGTGAAGGGTTTTTAGCTTGTGGTTATGTTGGAAAGGGTAGGCTTGAAGAGCCAGAAAAAATCGTCAACTTGCTCAATCATTATTTTGAAAAAAATGCGTTAGGGAGACCGCTAAACAATGTGGAAATACTAATTACTGCAGGTCCAACTAGAGAAAAGATTGATCCAGTTCGTTATTTTACCAATCATTCTTCTGGGAAAATGGGATATGCGATCGCAGAAATGGCGGAAAAGCTTGGTGCTAATGTAACGCTAATTACAGGTCCAACCTCGCTTACCCCACCAGAATTTGTTACAACTATCCAAATAGAGTCAGCTCAAGAAATGTATGATCGCGTCATCGAGCTATACCCAAAATCGGATGTAGTGATCAAATCTGCTGCAGTAGCAGATTACCGACCAATTAACACATATGAGCAAAAACTAAAGAAACAAAATGATGACTTACATATTAAAATGGAAAGAACAACGGATATATTAAAGGAATTAGGTAAACTGAAAACACATCAACTTCTAGTAGGCTTTGCAGCTGAAACAAACAATGTTGAGGAATATGCAAAGAAAAAGCTAGCGACGAAGAATTTAGATTTAATTGTAGCTAATAATGTAACCTATGAAGGTGCAGGGTTTGGAACAGATACGAATATTGTGACGATTTATGACCGTAATCAAGTAAGTCTTGAGCTACCACTTTTGACTAAACAGGAAGTAGCAAAACATCTATTAGAAAAAGTCCATGTGCTATTAAAGGGAGCAAGATAA
- the remA gene encoding extracellular matrix/biofilm regulator RemA — protein MSIKLINIGFGNIVSANRIISIVSPESAPIKRIIQDARDRGMLIDATYGRRTRAVVIMDSDHIILSAVQPETVAQRLSNKDDLSDEG, from the coding sequence ATGAGCATTAAACTAATCAATATCGGATTTGGCAACATAGTATCAGCCAACCGTATAATTTCGATTGTTAGTCCTGAATCAGCTCCAATCAAAAGAATCATTCAAGACGCAAGAGACAGAGGCATGTTAATAGATGCAACATATGGTCGTCGTACCAGAGCTGTTGTTATAATGGATAGTGATCATATTATTCTTTCAGCTGTACAGCCTGAAACAGTGGCTCAGAGGCTTTCAAATAAAGATGATCTATCAGATGAAGGGTAG
- a CDS encoding YicC/YloC family endoribonuclease, whose amino-acid sequence MVASMTGFGRASGQIDSCLLTVEMKSVNHRFLDVSLKMPKQFMSSEDKIKKLISQSVSRGRIEIYVNLEGESLVDKSIHVDWELLEQFVNSLHQIKERFSLKDEVTLNQILGLSQGIDILEESISSENVENKLLLIVEAAIKQLVEMRKIEGDQLAVDLKQRLEDISILTVELEKLAPSVVEQYRERIEKRLAEYVSGKVDENRILTEVALFAEKADISEELTRIHSHNHQFSETLKASGPIGRKLDFLVQELNREANTIGSKANNGDIAKNVVELKSIIEKLKEQVQNIE is encoded by the coding sequence GTGGTAGCAAGTATGACTGGATTTGGTCGTGCAAGTGGGCAAATTGATTCATGTCTTCTTACAGTTGAAATGAAATCAGTGAACCACAGATTTTTAGATGTTAGTCTAAAAATGCCAAAACAGTTCATGAGTAGCGAAGATAAGATAAAAAAACTTATCTCTCAATCTGTGAGTAGAGGGCGAATTGAGATTTATGTCAATTTAGAAGGTGAGTCATTAGTTGATAAATCAATTCATGTTGACTGGGAATTATTAGAGCAATTTGTGAACTCACTTCACCAAATAAAAGAACGTTTTTCTCTTAAGGATGAAGTTACCTTAAATCAAATTCTTGGACTAAGCCAGGGAATTGATATTCTTGAAGAGTCAATTTCAAGTGAGAATGTTGAAAACAAACTCCTTCTTATTGTGGAAGCTGCGATTAAACAATTAGTAGAAATGAGAAAAATAGAGGGCGATCAACTTGCTGTTGATTTAAAACAAAGGCTCGAGGATATTAGTATTTTAACGGTTGAGCTGGAAAAGTTAGCACCTTCTGTTGTTGAACAATACCGTGAACGAATTGAGAAAAGATTAGCAGAATACGTGTCAGGTAAAGTCGATGAAAATCGCATTTTAACCGAAGTTGCACTGTTTGCTGAAAAAGCTGATATCAGTGAAGAATTAACAAGAATACATAGCCATAACCATCAGTTTAGCGAAACCCTAAAAGCTAGTGGCCCGATTGGTCGTAAGCTAGACTTCCTAGTACAAGAGCTAAATAGGGAGGCAAACACAATTGGTTCGAAAGCAAATAATGGAGATATTGCAAAAAATGTTGTCGAATTAAAAAGTATTATTGAAAAATTAAAGGAACAAGTCCAAAATATTGAATAG